GCCGCGCATACCGAAAAGCAGTGTTGAACGCAGGGAGACAATATCTTTGTCCCCGTCGAAAAGCGACTTTGCCGCCGGTACTGGGATTTCTTCTGCAAGGCGGTTTTTCTCCGCTATTGCCTCGTCTTTAAATTGGTTTATCCTTGTAGTATCAAAGTTTACGTTTGTGACGGTCATAAACAGCCCGTCTACAATAAGAGAATCGGTCTTCTTTGACCTGCCCGCCTTGTTTGCGGCATTGGCCAAAGCAATCAGAGCGCAGGTGAGCTCATCCTGAGCGTTTGACGTTGCGGCACTTTTGCCGCATACTCCTGCGTATTTGCACCCTGTTCCGTTAGCTGTCTGTTCACACTGAAAACAAAACATTTCTGACATTGCAATTCCTCCAAAAATAAAATTTTATTTATATAAAATTACTGTTCAATAATTGTGCCGTCTGTGCCGATTACGGTGACACTCCACGGAATCATCTTGCCGCTTGCGCGGAGAGCCTCTTTGACGGCATGTTCAATGCCTCCGCAGCATGGAACTTCCATCCTGACGACTGATACGCTCTTAATCTCATTCATCGAGATGATGGCGGTGAGTTTTTCGGTGTAATCGACCATATCCAACTTCGGGCAGCCGATTAATGTTATCTTGTTTCTCATAAAGTCTTTATGGAAGTTAGCATAGGCGTAAGCTGTGCAGTCCGCCGCGATAAGCAGGTGTGCGCCATTAAAATACGGGGCGTTCGGCGGGACAAGCTTTATCTGAACCGGCCACTGGCGCAGTTCGGAAATAACCTGACTGTTATCCGCTGCCTTTGCGGGTTCGGCAGGGCGATTCCTCTCAAGGGTCCTCATGCGTGAACCGGGGCAGACAAACGGGGCCTTAGCCCGCTCCGCTTCCTTCTTTGCTTTTACAGCCGCCTCGTTATACTCCGCCGCTTCCCGCTCCTCAAATGAGATAGCATTTGTCGGGCAGACAGGCAGGCAGTTGCCGAGGCCATCGCAGTAATCTTCGCGCAAAAGCTTCGCCTTGCCGTTAACTATGCCTATTGCGCCCTCATGGCAGGCAGTTGCGCAAAGGCCGCAGCCATTGCATTTTTCCTCGTCAATCTTTATAATTTTTCTTATCATAAAAACCTCCTATTGGTTTGCTGTTCTTTCTGTGGTTAAATTATATTAGGTTATACCGCAAAATTCTGTTGCCATAGCAACAATAATAGAAATTTTTAAGGAGTCTTTGGGAGTGGCAAAAATCAGCGACATTCTATTGAAGATGAGCCTATTTGAAGGTATCAGGCCTGAAGAACTCGAGGCGATTTTAAAATGCCTCAGGGCAAAA
This DNA window, taken from [Clostridium] cellulosi, encodes the following:
- a CDS encoding 4Fe-4S ferredoxin, iron-sulfur binding (High confidence in function and specificity) — translated: MIRKIIKIDEEKCNGCGLCATACHEGAIGIVNGKAKLLREDYCDGLGNCLPVCPTNAISFEEREAAEYNEAAVKAKKEAERAKAPFVCPGSRMRTLERNRPAEPAKAADNSQVISELRQWPVQIKLVPPNAPYFNGAHLLIAADCTAYAYANFHKDFMRNKITLIGCPKLDMVDYTEKLTAIISMNEIKSVSVVRMEVPCCGGIEHAVKEALRASGKMIPWSVTVIGTDGTIIEQ